The genomic window CCATTTGCTTTGCGTTTTGATTTTCGGGGTCCACTCGGGGTCAGGGTCGCAACCCACGAAGATGAAATCGCTTCCCCAGGGAGGTGGCAAATCATAGGGAACCCTATCGGGCTTTTGGAAAAGAACAGCTCTTTTCACTCTTTCTCGCGATGTCATTTTTAGAAAATGATAACCACTGCTTTCCCAGCTTTCAAGTTTTTATTGATTAATTTAGCTCTTTATATTAAGATTTTATAGATCATATTTAAAAGGAGGCGAGAGCATGCCTTTTGCGCTCCTATTAATCTTCATCTTCGCTTTGATAGGTGCATCGGGAGCTGATCCCTATTATCTTCCCCAGGATATTCAGAATAAGGAAATCTACCACGATGGCTGGATAGATTTCAATAAGAACGGCGTTATGGACCCGTATGAGAATCCCAAGCTTCCGATTGATCAGAGGGTAGATGACTTACTTAAAAGAATGACCTTGGAGGAGAAGGTATATCAATTGCAATCGGGAGGGGATTTGCCTGTGGGGAATCTCACCTGCGTTACGAGGGGGTTTCTCCCACGGGAGGGAGCTATAAAGAGCAACCAGTATCAAAGAAGGGCAATAGAGGAGACGAGGTTGGGTATACCTGTAATAGTCCACGATGAGGCACTCCATGGCATAGTTGCTCGTGGTTGCACAAGCTTCCCTCAAGCCATAGGGTTGGCTGCTACTTGGGACCCTGATTTGATGTATAGAGTAGCGAAGGTGATAGGCAAGGAGACGAGGGTAAGGGGAATCCATCAGGTTCTATCGCCCGTGGTTAATATAGCGAGGGATGTGAGAGCTGGGAGGACGGAAGAGACTTATGGAGAGGACCCATATCTAACTGGTGTAATGGGCGCTGCTTTCTGCAAAGCCTTAAGGGAAGAAGGAGTTATAGCTACGCCTAAGCACTACGCTGCAAACTTCGTTGGGGATGGTGGAAGGGATAGCAACGAGATTCATTTCTCTGAGAGAATATTGAGGGAGATTTATTTCCCCGGCTTTCGTTCCTGTTTCAAGGCTGGAGCTCTATCCGTAATGTCAGCTTATAACTCAATAGATGGGATACCCTGTTCAAGCAATGAGTGGTTATTAAAGGAGGTATTGAAGTGGGAATGGGGTTTCCCCGGCTTCGTTGTATCTGATTATGGAGCTGCTGCTGGGGTTTTCCATTCCCATCGTGTAGCCTCGACTTTGGAGGAGGCAGCCTCTCTTTGTATAAAAGGTGGATTGGATGTTGAACTTCCCGGAGTATATATTTATGGCAATCCCCTTATTAAGGCGATTCAGCAGGGGATGATTTCCCGGAAGGATTTGGATGACGCTGTGCGGAGGGTTTTAAGGGCTAAGTTCCTCATAGGGCTTTTTGACAATCCATATGCTAACCCAGAAGAGGCGGAGAGAATCTGCGGTTCAAATGAGAATGCTCAGCTTGCGTTAGAGGCGGCGCGAAAAGCGATAGTCCTTCTAAAAAACGAGGGCAATCTTCTTCCCTTGGATAAGAACAAGATTAAGAGGATAGCGGTGATAGGACCCGTCGCTGACCAAGTCAGATTGGGTGGATACAGTGGTCAACCTCCCAGGGGTGTTTCTCCCTTGGAGGGAATAAGAAACGCGGTCAATCCTGGCACGGAGGTCGTTTTTGTTAGGGGTTGCAATTTGGAGTTGGGTAAGGTCTACTTCAATGCGATTCCCTCTAAATATTTGCGAACTCCCGATGGTAAGGAGGGTCTAAAAGGGGAGTATTTTGCAAATCGCGATTTACAGGGTTCTCCTGCTCTTGTGAGGGTAGATAGGAGTATAGATTTTGATTGGGGATTAGGTGCGCCAGCCTCCAATTTATCCACCGACAATTTCTCAGTTCGCTGGACGGGGAAGCTGATAGCGCCCGAGACGAGGACTTACGAGATTTATGCTCGCACGGATGATGGTGTGAGGTTATGGATTGATGGGAAGCTTCTCATAGATACCTGGCGTGATAGGGCAGCGAGCACGGATACCGCGAGGATAAATTTGGTCGCTGGGCAAGAATATGACATAAAGATTGAATATTATGAGCATCAGGGATTCGCTGTTGCCCAGCTGGGATGGGATTATGGCAAGAAAGAACTTCCCCCTGGAATCCTTGAGGCTGCTGAGGAGGCTAAGAAATCTGATGTAGCGA from bacterium includes these protein-coding regions:
- a CDS encoding glycoside hydrolase family 3 C-terminal domain-containing protein; translation: MPFALLLIFIFALIGASGADPYYLPQDIQNKEIYHDGWIDFNKNGVMDPYENPKLPIDQRVDDLLKRMTLEEKVYQLQSGGDLPVGNLTCVTRGFLPREGAIKSNQYQRRAIEETRLGIPVIVHDEALHGIVARGCTSFPQAIGLAATWDPDLMYRVAKVIGKETRVRGIHQVLSPVVNIARDVRAGRTEETYGEDPYLTGVMGAAFCKALREEGVIATPKHYAANFVGDGGRDSNEIHFSERILREIYFPGFRSCFKAGALSVMSAYNSIDGIPCSSNEWLLKEVLKWEWGFPGFVVSDYGAAAGVFHSHRVASTLEEAASLCIKGGLDVELPGVYIYGNPLIKAIQQGMISRKDLDDAVRRVLRAKFLIGLFDNPYANPEEAERICGSNENAQLALEAARKAIVLLKNEGNLLPLDKNKIKRIAVIGPVADQVRLGGYSGQPPRGVSPLEGIRNAVNPGTEVVFVRGCNLELGKVYFNAIPSKYLRTPDGKEGLKGEYFANRDLQGSPALVRVDRSIDFDWGLGAPASNLSTDNFSVRWTGKLIAPETRTYEIYARTDDGVRLWIDGKLLIDTWRDRAASTDTARINLVAGQEYDIKIEYYEHQGFAVAQLGWDYGKKELPPGILEAAEEAKKSDVAIIFVGIFEGEGADRAHIDLPGFQEELIKEVVKTGTPTVVVIIAGSAVTGDWIDSVPAILMAWYPGQEGGTAIAETLFGENNPGGKLPFTWPRYVGQLPLYYNFKPTGRGYDYVDMPGWPLFPFGHGLSYTKFEYKNLKIEADENRGNVFISFEVSNVGNREGEEVAQLYLRDVIASLARPVMELKRFKRIKLAPGESAVVRFQLTPDDLAFYDINMRKVVEPGDFDVMVGSSAGDIRLKGSFKVSRMIRTAFDCLLLSSEKVKAKAGELVRISLLVSNKGAISDLCPVYLYLNGNLLESHRVDLAPRERRAVDFWVEVPKPGKYEVKVGIPEQLKKVVLEVVR